ttggcaccagttctctttctcatatacattgatGATATTTATAATGGGCTGCATCGCAAAATATCAATATTTACGAGTTATGCAAACCTggaaaatctacaaatgaacttgagcGTCTAAAGCTTCAAACTgacgtagacaaactgatgaactgggctcataggtggcgaatgaattttgatatcgatgaatgcaaagttttacatatcagtaCTTAAACGAAAAGGCAaggtacagtatgaattctgctgaactccagaaggtaaataaagataaagacttgggcgtaataatctctggtgacctaaaaccaagtaagcagtgaaaTTGTGAAAAGAACGATCAAAATTTATGGATTCGTGGGTTAGAGTCTTCGAGTTTAAGTCAAGGGAAATCCCACTTACTCTACAGTTTCTTGGTTCGTCCACATAttgaatattgtattgagtttggGTCACCGTACCGAAaagaagacagacagaatggagatgTGGTGCAGCAGCGACATGAGAAGCAGAGCCTAAGAGAGCCGATCAAACGACTTACATCTATTTAGTTTACAatagagaaagttaagaggaattctaatacaagtattcaaaatgatcaaaggttttgataatcttaATCATCAAGTCACTTAAGCCCTGATATGTCTGATTTGaatcgtagtaatggatacaaactcatgggcaaaatTTGACGTTGAATTAGATGAagttctttttcttcaacaggattgttaacatatggaatgacgtGCCAATTAGAGTACTTGAAAGCAGTACTATTGTTACGACTGAAAATAGATTTGGTAAACATTTCAAGTCCACGGCTTAACTTATCTGCGtctcattagtcacactgacaatttgcaagttattctcTCTAACTTATCTATATATCGTCTAACTTTtactacactaatctgtgagttgtTAATATCTTCCACCGTCACAAACTGCCTAGAGAGAAGCCAGTGGTATGTTGCTATTCGAATTCCTTGGTATTATGTCATACATAGGCTTTTTCGTACATATACGAGTATAAATAGAACAATTCCTTCATTTCGATAAACTTACCTATATTTACTGATAAAACACTTACCTCCCCAGAATCTGTCTCCTTTATCTTTTATCACAAGTGGTTGATAGCAGGCAGGTCGTGTGGTCTTAGTGATATATAATTATGAAGTTGTATAATAGTATACGCTTaacttcatcttgtatgatatACTACGCTGGTGTTTTCCTGCTACGCAGATTCACTGAATCTGTTATAATTCTTGTGTTGTGTAAGGGTGAGGGGGAATTGCGTGCACAACTTACCGTCGGTCTCGTAATCAAGGTGTTGTATTATGGTGCCGTGGAGTCGCGCCACTCAAGTGTATGATGATCTGGGTCAAGTCGTGTGGATGGGGTGTTGCTCTCCTAAGGCTAGGGTATGCACCCTTCTGGCCAGCTTTGAGATCCTCGATCTACTGTTGGCTCGCAATGTTTGTACATTATTTTCTCTTGTGCTGTATTTGATGAATGTTACCCTGACAGTATAGGTACAACGGGAATATTGTTAATGTGTTAACTAACACTGTAGCTGTGTGATGATCTGTATGTTAAAAGTTCTCTACCTGTGTAGTCGTACCGACCGCATTTCTAattaagaataaagaaaacggtTCTTCATTCACTCAAGTGACACAAACTCAACTTTTCGTGTTTGGTGTTAACATTATATTTGTCAACTCTGGCATGAGTTTCCTCGCTGAATCATAGAGGAAGTCACTTTATGGCGTGTCTGGCAGCATGGGAGGCTGAGCTAGGCTAGCTGATAAGGTTGGAGGAGGACGCATGAAGATGAATGGACACGACTCATGTAGGCGAGGCTACCTACCTCAACccttccaaccccctccctccatcccagcagcagcaggtgtggcaggcaagtgtctctctctctctctctctctctctctctctctctctctctctctctctctctctctctctctcccacacttgCTATTCCACTCGGGCACTGTGTCCTTGGTAGTCACCTCTGTACTTCCTGATACAGTCCCTGCTGTATTCGTTGTTTCGCTCGGAAATACACATTGCCTGTCACATCTACACCTGGGTTTAGCGCTGTCTTACCTGTACCATCTATTCCCCTTCCTGTTACTCACTGTGTTACACATCCAGTCACACCAGACTGTTACACTGGACCCTTACATGAGTCAGGATACACCTGCTGCTGTACTACACTTCTCGCTACACTGTGGTGTTCGCCGCTACACCAGGTTATTGTGTCTGCTTCACTCCCAGCTACACTTGTGGCAACTTTACTGGCTACACTACGttcattattcccccccccctatgtccaaaccaccccagcacaccttccctcacccgcTCTCCCAGtgacactaccccctccccccattaccacaccctcacccacccaaccaactcgaccaaaccacatcacaccacacacacacacacacacacacacacacacacacacacacacaccccactcaccctccttgGCAGTGTTcctagataagagagagaaggtTCATGAACAGTTAACATAGATAGTTGTCTTACCGGATGACAAGTCATTTCCAAAAATAGGAAGCATGAATCTAGGCCCTTGATCACGGCGATGCGAGCCTTGGCTACGGCGATGTGagccttgagtacggcggtgcgaGCCTTGGCTACGGCGATGTGAGTCTTGAGTACGGCGATGTGAGCCTTGAGTACGGCGATGTGAGCCTTGGCTACGGTGATGCGAGCCTTGGGTAAGCCGTTGTGAGTCTTGGGTACGATGATGCAAGCCTTGGGTACAGCGATGTGAGCCTTGGatacgacgatacgagccttggaTATGGCGATTTGAGCCTTGCGTACGGCGATGTGAGCCTTGCGTACGGCGATGTGAGCCTTGGGTACAACGATGCGAGCCTTGTGTATGGCGATGTAAGCCTTAGGTACGGCGATGCGAGTCTTGGGTTCGGTGATATGAGGCTTGGGTGCGGCGATGCGAGCCTTGGGTACGGCGATGtgagccttgggtacgacgatgCGAGCCTTGGCTACGACGATGCGAGCCTTGGGTATGGCGATGCGAGCCTTGGGTACAGCGATGCGAGCCTTAGGTACGGCGATGCGAGCCTTTGGTACTGCAATGCGAGCCTTGGGTACAGTGATGTTAGCCTTGGGTAAGGCGATGtgagccttgggtacgacgatgCGAGCCTTGGGTACGGCGATGCGAGCCTTGGGTATGTCGATGtgagccttgggtacgacgatgTGAGTTTTGAGATTGCCACAGCTTATGATGCTGAAACTTTGAGTATTATTAACTCACTGACcttgacgttacgacccatgagcacagcagtacgacccttagagtaAGGTGGCTGACGACCATCGTGCGACACTTGTGTATGGAGATGGCTTGACATTTTGACCTGATCAGGTCAATGGTTAGACCATCAtacttcaaggtcgtaccgttttCTTCGAGAGACGTTCTGTAATGTTCAAGGGATCAAGACTTAGTAACATTTAGTAACTATGAAACAGAATCTGAGAACATCATTAGGCCAAtaaaatgataaaagagaaagCATCGTAAAATTTTGCTTTAAATAATGTATTGACGATGAACGTCTCGACCATCCCCAACTTACAAAGTAACATTAATAGTGAAGGTGGTAGGACGCAGAGCCAAGCTGGACAGTATATGGATGACGCATCCATAATAGACTGCAAATTATCGTTGGACAAaatggaaatagaaaagaaatctTGAAGTGTGAGTTGGTTAATCCTTAGAGTCTGGTTAGAAAGAGATTAATACCAGCGTCAGGCTAAAGTGGAGATGAAGAAATCGTATGTAGTTAAATAAGGTTAGATTTATTAAACGAACGTCATGCAGGAGTGATGATGAGAATTTGATCAACAGACTATATATGGGTGCCTCTGTTGCGAAATTACAGTAAGAAAAAAATGTGCTGTATGATTTACTGTATAACGAAGATTTAGATGAAATTACATTATTCGGAATGATCTTTGAAAAATAAAGGGCAGCTGTAAGTGCATAAACTACGATGCATCTTTcatttgttatatatacatatatatatatatttatatatatatatatttttttttttttattattatactttgtcgctgtctcccgcgtttgcgaggtagcgcaaggaaacagacgaaagaaatggccccccccccatacacatgtatat
This window of the Panulirus ornatus isolate Po-2019 chromosome 1, ASM3632096v1, whole genome shotgun sequence genome carries:
- the LOC139748871 gene encoding uncharacterized protein, producing the protein MTHGYIKIQAIKSMVCNVILQSRVSVPKDRVTVFNGLTEFNNTQSFSIISCGNLKTHIVVPKAHIDIPKARIAVPKARIVVPKAHIALPKANITVPKARIAVPKARIAVPKARIAVPKARIAIPKARIVVAKARIVVPKAHIAVPKARIAAPKPHITEPKTRIAVPKAYIAIHKARIVVPKAHIAVRKAHIAVRKAQIAISKARIVVSKAHIAVPKACIIVPKTHNGLPKARITVAKAHIAVLKAHIAVLKTHIAVAKARTAVLKAHIAVAKARIAVIKGLDSCFLFLEMTCHPMTSVERR